The proteins below are encoded in one region of Vespa velutina chromosome 11, iVesVel2.1, whole genome shotgun sequence:
- the LOC124952773 gene encoding BTB/POZ domain-containing adapter for CUL3-mediated RhoA degradation protein 3 isoform X1: MSGNHKTVIKCPSEYVKLNIGGSLHYTTLGTLQKHDTMLRAMFSGRMEVLTDSEGWILIDRCGKHFGTILNFLRDGSVPLPESAKEMAELLAEAKYYCISELAESCEQALLRKEREAESICTVSLITSQREEQLLISNTAKPVVKLIINRHNNKYSYTSTSDDNLLKNIELFDKMSLRFNGRVLFIKDVIGSSEICCWTFYGHGRKVAEVCCHSIVYTTDKKHTKVEFPEARIYEEMLNILLYEHRNGPDQELMQATSSRGAVGGAPPCTSDEEEGGQGQTDRGRARFKYMLQLEK; the protein is encoded by the exons ATGTCTGGAAATCATAAGACGGTGATTAAGTGTCCTTCGGAGTACGTCAAGTTGAATATCGGTGGTTCGTTACATTATACGACATTGGGCACATTGCAAAAACATGACACGATGTTACGCGCCATGTTCAGTGGTCGTATGGAGGTTCTTACCGACTCCGAAG gATGGATATTAATTGATCGGTGTGGAAAACATTTTGGTACAATTTTGAATTTCCTAAGAGACGGCTCAGTTCCATTGCCAGAAAGTGCAAAAGAGATGGCCGAACTTTTGGCAGAAGCTAAATACTATTGTATCAGCGAATTAGCCGAATCGTGCGAGCAGGCACTTCTTAGGAAAGAACGCGAGGCAGAATCCATTTGTACCGTCTCATTAATAACGTCTCAAAGGGAAGAACAACTTCTTATAAGTAATACTGCTAAGCCAGTAGTAAAACTTATTATAAATAGGCACAATAacaaatattcatatacaaG TACATCAGACGacaatctattaaaaaatatagaattatttgataaaatgtcTCTTAGATTTAATGGTAGGGTGCTATTTATCAAGGATGTAATTGGTTCAAGTGAAATTTGCTGTTGGACATTTTATGGCCATGGTCGTAAAGTAGCCGAAGTATGCTGCCATTCAATTGTATATACAACCGATAAAAAACATACAAAG GTTGAATTTCCAGAAGCTCGCATTTATgaagaaatgttaaatattttattatacgagCATCGTAATGGACCCGATCAAGAATTAATGCAAGCAACGTCTTCTCGCGGTGCTGTAGGTGGTGCACCACCTTGTACGTCCGACGAAGAAGAGG GTGGACagggacagacagacagagggaGGGCGAGATTTAAATACATGCTGCAGCTAGAGAAGTGA
- the LOC124952773 gene encoding BTB/POZ domain-containing adapter for CUL3-mediated RhoA degradation protein 3 isoform X2, whose translation MSGNHKTVIKCPSEYVKLNIGGSLHYTTLGTLQKHDTMLRAMFSGRMEVLTDSEGWILIDRCGKHFGTILNFLRDGSVPLPESAKEMAELLAEAKYYCISELAESCEQALLRKEREAESICTVSLITSQREEQLLISNTAKPVVKLIINRHNNKYSYTSTSDDNLLKNIELFDKMSLRFNGRVLFIKDVIGSSEICCWTFYGHGRKVAEVCCHSIVYTTDKKHTKVEFPEARIYEEMLNILLYEHRNGPDQELMQATSSRGAVGGAPPCTSDEEEGERSGLARLRSNKQNTN comes from the exons ATGTCTGGAAATCATAAGACGGTGATTAAGTGTCCTTCGGAGTACGTCAAGTTGAATATCGGTGGTTCGTTACATTATACGACATTGGGCACATTGCAAAAACATGACACGATGTTACGCGCCATGTTCAGTGGTCGTATGGAGGTTCTTACCGACTCCGAAG gATGGATATTAATTGATCGGTGTGGAAAACATTTTGGTACAATTTTGAATTTCCTAAGAGACGGCTCAGTTCCATTGCCAGAAAGTGCAAAAGAGATGGCCGAACTTTTGGCAGAAGCTAAATACTATTGTATCAGCGAATTAGCCGAATCGTGCGAGCAGGCACTTCTTAGGAAAGAACGCGAGGCAGAATCCATTTGTACCGTCTCATTAATAACGTCTCAAAGGGAAGAACAACTTCTTATAAGTAATACTGCTAAGCCAGTAGTAAAACTTATTATAAATAGGCACAATAacaaatattcatatacaaG TACATCAGACGacaatctattaaaaaatatagaattatttgataaaatgtcTCTTAGATTTAATGGTAGGGTGCTATTTATCAAGGATGTAATTGGTTCAAGTGAAATTTGCTGTTGGACATTTTATGGCCATGGTCGTAAAGTAGCCGAAGTATGCTGCCATTCAATTGTATATACAACCGATAAAAAACATACAAAG GTTGAATTTCCAGAAGCTCGCATTTATgaagaaatgttaaatattttattatacgagCATCGTAATGGACCCGATCAAGAATTAATGCAAGCAACGTCTTCTCGCGGTGCTGTAGGTGGTGCACCACCTTGTACGTCCGACGAAGAAGAGGGTGAGCGTTCCGGTTTGGCTCGCCTTCGCTCCAACAAACAAAATACCAACTGA